In the Paraburkholderia acidisoli genome, one interval contains:
- a CDS encoding GGDEF domain-containing protein yields the protein MNSPNEIYSLPRSRLARWLAAPGEQTPRDIRVALVGTLFGTLPIFFGGVFNTIAVAGVLVRRHPTLPFKVWFFAEVTVCVLRFIVLLISRRRAAAGRSTPTDLYLLLAPLWGATVGYGAFVSAVSGDWVAATLSFLSAAAMVGGICFRNFAAPRLVAVMIFLSLGPCCLGALVAHEPVLLLTLLQIPFYLFAMSVAAQRLNGLLISTMKAEREHSHRARHDALTGLLNREGLFRAANRVGSTPIAAGSTVLFVDLDGFKLVNDAHGHEAGDLLLVQVALRLRSLAGKDALIARMGGDEFVIIDCPSVRPAHELAALVTEAIERPFDLAPGLLVKVGASVGLATVTEASADVDQVLRHADMAMYAAKRQKAFARRHAETAGKTADGVAASPLSSSYLSPEQGD from the coding sequence TTGAATAGTCCGAACGAAATTTACTCCTTGCCGCGCAGCCGCCTTGCGCGCTGGCTCGCGGCGCCGGGCGAGCAAACGCCGCGCGATATTCGCGTCGCGCTCGTCGGCACGTTGTTCGGAACCCTGCCGATTTTCTTCGGCGGCGTCTTCAACACCATCGCCGTGGCGGGTGTGCTCGTGCGGCGTCATCCCACGCTGCCGTTCAAGGTCTGGTTTTTCGCCGAAGTCACGGTGTGCGTGCTGCGCTTCATCGTGCTGCTGATCTCGCGGCGCCGCGCGGCGGCGGGCCGGTCCACGCCCACCGATCTCTATCTGCTGCTTGCGCCGCTGTGGGGCGCGACGGTCGGCTACGGCGCCTTCGTGAGCGCGGTGAGCGGCGACTGGGTGGCGGCCACGCTGTCGTTTCTCTCGGCGGCGGCCATGGTGGGCGGCATCTGCTTTCGCAATTTCGCCGCGCCGCGTCTCGTCGCGGTCATGATCTTCCTCTCGCTCGGACCGTGCTGCCTGGGCGCGCTGGTCGCGCACGAACCGGTGCTGCTGCTCACGCTGCTGCAAATTCCGTTCTACCTGTTCGCGATGAGCGTGGCGGCGCAGCGCCTGAACGGCCTGCTCATCTCGACGATGAAGGCCGAGCGCGAGCACAGCCATCGCGCGCGCCACGACGCGCTCACGGGCCTGCTCAACCGCGAAGGGTTGTTCCGCGCCGCGAATCGCGTGGGCTCGACGCCTATCGCGGCGGGCTCGACCGTGCTGTTCGTCGACCTCGACGGCTTCAAACTCGTCAACGACGCGCACGGTCACGAAGCGGGCGACCTGCTGCTCGTGCAGGTCGCGCTGCGCCTGCGCTCGCTCGCGGGCAAGGACGCGCTGATCGCGCGGATGGGCGGCGACGAGTTCGTCATCATCGACTGTCCTTCCGTGCGGCCCGCGCATGAACTCGCGGCGCTCGTGACCGAAGCGATCGAGCGGCCGTTCGACCTCGCGCCCGGCTTGCTGGTCAAGGTCGGTGCGAGCGTCGGGCTGGCCACGGTGACCGAGGCCTCCGCCGACGTCGATCAGGTGCTGCGTCACGCCGACATGGCGATGTACGCGGCCAAACGCCAGAAAGCGTTCGCGCGCCGGCACGCGGAAACGGCGGGGAAGACGGCCGACGGCGTGGCCGCGTCACCGCTTTCGTCCTCGTATTTGTCGCCGGAACAAGGCGATTAG
- a CDS encoding DUF1328 domain-containing protein: MLYYALVFFIVAIIAAALGFGGIAAGAASIAKVLFFIFLVIFLVTLIMGVVRR; encoded by the coding sequence ATGCTTTATTACGCGCTGGTCTTTTTTATCGTCGCGATCATTGCCGCGGCACTCGGCTTTGGCGGTATTGCGGCGGGCGCCGCCAGCATTGCGAAAGTGTTGTTCTTCATCTTCCTCGTGATCTTCCTCGTCACGCTCATCATGGGCGTGGTCAGAAGATAA
- a CDS encoding AAA family ATPase — protein MKPARNSLWSRVGRHVAFGVTATALAATIGLLYYRHEARIAQTPPPALTGVANEMRHDAAAWTHQEKDASAMLRDIHTRDVAAIGVSRDAILVSTLEGEKYYVADHNGTFSSVLLFGDLKPGADTPYQLVWLPDAQVHTGAARWAEAFERLRDIISLLLPILLIGGVAWFMRREMTGGARLLSKTPTLRFDDVIGAGEAKAALADVRAWLTEPTQFTGMGVRAPCGILMTGGPGVGKTRLAQALAGECGANFIAITGSYFSAKYYGVGIQKVKHLFELARKNAPTVIFIDEADGLGKRTDTGGGPVEAESNRIINQLLAEMDGFASNEGVIIVAATNHPENLDEALRRPGRFDRTVPVRLPDVEDRAEILRFYAANLKTHGNAIDFDQLARLTTGLSPATLSMIVNQAGLVARKAGAKAVSAEHFIEAIKIARIGDVNGAERALSDDERTRIAIHEAGHGLVAALLDTGVLEEVTILPRGGALGVALITKRQDKYLYRETEMRNEIQVLLGGRNAELLMFNEASSGAASDLQEASRISLDMVSKHGFNADGNLFSLAALPQQYAGLQLKNAIEHANALLHDLNDACFALLRANEPVLRAIADQLLESETVPGETVYRLIREHAAAVERAQTPVIAQEAA, from the coding sequence ATGAAACCGGCAAGGAATTCATTGTGGTCGCGTGTCGGCCGCCATGTGGCGTTTGGTGTGACGGCGACCGCGCTCGCGGCGACGATTGGTCTCCTGTATTACCGCCATGAAGCGCGTATTGCGCAAACGCCGCCGCCCGCGTTGACGGGCGTGGCCAATGAGATGCGCCACGACGCGGCGGCATGGACGCACCAGGAAAAAGACGCTTCGGCCATGCTGCGCGATATCCATACGCGCGACGTGGCGGCTATTGGCGTGAGTCGCGACGCGATTCTCGTCTCCACGCTCGAAGGCGAAAAATACTATGTGGCCGACCACAACGGCACGTTCTCGAGCGTGCTGCTGTTCGGCGACCTGAAGCCGGGCGCCGACACGCCGTATCAACTCGTCTGGCTGCCCGACGCCCAGGTGCATACGGGCGCGGCGCGCTGGGCCGAGGCCTTCGAGCGCCTGCGCGACATCATCAGCCTCCTGTTGCCCATTCTGCTGATTGGCGGCGTGGCGTGGTTCATGCGCCGCGAAATGACGGGCGGCGCGCGCCTGCTGAGCAAGACGCCCACGCTGCGTTTCGACGACGTGATCGGCGCGGGCGAAGCGAAGGCCGCGCTCGCCGACGTGCGCGCGTGGCTCACCGAACCCACGCAATTCACCGGCATGGGCGTGCGCGCCCCGTGCGGCATCCTCATGACGGGCGGGCCCGGCGTGGGCAAGACGCGTCTCGCGCAGGCGCTCGCGGGCGAGTGCGGCGCGAACTTCATTGCGATCACGGGCAGCTATTTCAGCGCGAAGTACTACGGCGTGGGCATCCAGAAGGTCAAGCACCTGTTCGAGCTCGCGCGCAAGAACGCGCCCACGGTGATCTTCATCGACGAAGCCGACGGTCTCGGCAAACGCACCGACACGGGCGGCGGTCCCGTGGAAGCGGAAAGCAACCGCATCATCAATCAACTGCTCGCGGAGATGGACGGGTTCGCCTCGAACGAAGGCGTGATCATCGTGGCGGCCACGAATCATCCGGAGAATCTCGACGAAGCGTTGCGCCGTCCCGGCCGCTTCGACCGCACGGTGCCGGTGCGCTTGCCCGACGTGGAAGATCGCGCGGAAATCCTGCGCTTTTACGCGGCGAATCTGAAAACGCACGGCAACGCGATCGACTTCGATCAGCTCGCGCGTCTGACCACGGGTCTTTCACCCGCCACGCTTTCGATGATCGTGAACCAGGCCGGACTTGTCGCGCGTAAAGCGGGCGCGAAAGCGGTGAGCGCCGAGCACTTCATCGAGGCGATCAAGATCGCGCGGATCGGCGACGTGAATGGCGCGGAGCGCGCGCTGTCCGACGACGAACGCACGCGGATCGCGATTCACGAAGCGGGCCACGGTCTCGTGGCGGCGCTGCTCGACACGGGCGTGCTGGAAGAAGTGACGATCCTGCCGCGCGGCGGCGCGCTCGGCGTGGCGCTCATCACGAAGCGCCAAGACAAGTACCTGTACCGCGAAACGGAAATGCGCAACGAAATCCAGGTGCTGCTGGGCGGGCGCAATGCCGAACTGCTGATGTTCAACGAGGCATCGAGCGGCGCCGCGTCGGATTTGCAGGAGGCTTCGCGTATCAGCCTCGACATGGTGTCGAAGCACGGCTTCAACGCCGACGGCAATCTCTTCAGCCTCGCGGCGCTGCCGCAGCAATACGCGGGCTTGCAATTGAAGAACGCGATCGAGCATGCGAACGCGTTGCTGCACGATCTCAACGACGCGTGTTTCGCGTTGCTGCGCGCGAACGAACCGGTGTTGCGCGCCATTGCCGACCAGTTGCTCGAATCGGAAACGGTGCCGGGCGAAACGGTGTATCGCCTGATTCGCGAGCATGCGGCCGCGGTCGAGCGCGCGCAAACGCCGGTCATCGCGCAAGAGGCGGCGTAA
- a CDS encoding substrate-binding domain-containing protein produces MTQHSPLTGISSMATRLVLADLVQAWQAQGGAPVQIESVGGVEAARRVTEGEAFDLVILADDALAKLASAGHVDLATRVDLARSAIAFAVRAGTPHPDLSRDEAVRAAVLAARRVGYSTGPSGTHLSKLLERWGIAQEMASRLVQARPGVPVASLVAQGEVDLGLQQVSELVNVDGVEIVAALPATVQRVTTFSAACAATSPEARRALAAAFLAFAAAPANDAIRERHGMEAPLRA; encoded by the coding sequence ATGACCCAACATTCGCCGTTGACCGGCATTTCTTCGATGGCAACGCGGCTCGTGCTGGCCGATCTCGTGCAGGCCTGGCAGGCGCAGGGCGGCGCACCGGTGCAGATCGAATCGGTGGGCGGCGTGGAAGCCGCGCGCCGCGTGACGGAGGGCGAAGCGTTCGATCTCGTGATCCTCGCCGACGACGCGCTCGCGAAGCTCGCCAGCGCCGGTCACGTCGATCTGGCCACGCGCGTGGATCTCGCGCGTTCGGCCATCGCGTTCGCCGTGCGCGCGGGTACGCCGCATCCCGACCTGAGCCGCGACGAAGCCGTGCGCGCCGCCGTGCTCGCCGCGCGGCGCGTGGGTTATTCGACCGGCCCGAGCGGCACGCATCTCTCGAAGCTGCTGGAGCGCTGGGGCATTGCGCAGGAGATGGCGTCGCGCCTCGTGCAGGCGCGCCCGGGCGTGCCCGTGGCGTCGCTCGTCGCGCAAGGCGAGGTCGATCTGGGCCTGCAGCAGGTCAGCGAACTCGTGAACGTGGATGGCGTGGAGATCGTGGCGGCGCTGCCAGCCACGGTGCAACGCGTGACGACGTTTTCGGCGGCCTGCGCGGCCACCTCGCCCGAGGCGCGCCGCGCGCTGGCGGCCGCTTTCCTCGCGTTTGCCGCCGCCCCCGCGAACGACGCGATTCGCGAGCGTCACGGCATGGAGGCGCCGCTGCGCGCGTGA
- a CDS encoding TonB family protein, with the protein MKALTGMYRAGMYRTGIVAGVSACLALAACTTPVRETALSGTTANAAALASLPTPTAGTPCHFLRPAYTAAERQLGMHGSVRVAYVIDETGHIERAVVVQSSGSEQLDAAARNAVAQGVCAPYRLNGEPRRILQHTTFRFEAGQGSALGALPLHGDDDIAALAMAPQRPPELAARPQPWQPEPGLAAPSVTPPAVPPMPALSLDEALRDAIFDRMGIPPGSPKATLVMSWTRRITEDPDTGRFLGKGPTHANVFALSPPLRAVFFTEAMLRLTPEQRATMFTLIAQAFNNAPADCGGVKSVAVVLSRNLQWSQLSEADIDAYFSVIYAMFKQSALQSPEAKVGVQQGMEGRQAILDTLKNELRSDPQATRILAASLASGASESPALWCAKMRIINHAVITAPQPYRDWFIVNMEMDSLEKYQTLARRSAPAAQPNVAEPNVAPEDYSSRVQRRVRPNVVWAGPIDGLQTSIRVICAPNGTLLSAMVTHGSGNAAWDAAALQAVQHSDPMPVDASGHAPRQFVITLRPVG; encoded by the coding sequence CGGGGATGTACCGCGCGGGGATGTACCGCACGGGGATCGTCGCGGGAGTGAGCGCGTGTCTCGCGCTCGCCGCGTGCACGACTCCGGTGCGTGAGACTGCGCTTTCCGGCACCACGGCGAACGCTGCCGCGTTGGCCAGCCTGCCAACGCCCACTGCCGGCACGCCTTGTCATTTCTTGCGTCCCGCGTACACCGCGGCCGAGCGTCAGCTCGGCATGCACGGCAGCGTGCGCGTGGCCTACGTCATCGACGAAACCGGTCATATCGAGCGTGCCGTCGTCGTGCAGAGCAGCGGCAGCGAGCAGCTCGACGCCGCCGCGCGCAATGCGGTGGCGCAGGGCGTCTGCGCGCCGTATCGTCTGAACGGCGAGCCGCGTCGTATCTTGCAGCACACCACGTTTCGCTTCGAGGCCGGGCAGGGCAGCGCGCTGGGGGCGCTGCCGTTGCACGGCGACGACGATATCGCGGCACTCGCGATGGCGCCGCAGCGGCCGCCTGAACTCGCCGCGCGGCCGCAGCCGTGGCAACCCGAGCCAGGGCTTGCCGCGCCTTCTGTCACGCCGCCGGCCGTGCCGCCCATGCCCGCGTTGTCGCTGGACGAAGCGTTGCGCGACGCGATCTTCGATCGCATGGGCATTCCGCCCGGTTCGCCCAAGGCCACGCTGGTGATGAGCTGGACCCGGCGTATCACCGAAGATCCCGACACCGGACGCTTTCTCGGCAAAGGACCGACCCACGCAAACGTTTTCGCGTTGAGCCCGCCATTACGCGCGGTGTTCTTCACCGAGGCCATGTTGCGTTTGACGCCCGAGCAGCGCGCCACGATGTTCACGCTGATCGCGCAGGCCTTCAACAACGCACCGGCGGATTGCGGCGGTGTGAAGAGCGTAGCGGTCGTGCTCTCGCGCAACCTGCAATGGTCGCAACTCTCCGAAGCCGATATCGACGCGTATTTCAGCGTGATCTACGCAATGTTCAAGCAGTCGGCGTTGCAGAGTCCCGAGGCGAAAGTGGGCGTGCAGCAGGGCATGGAAGGACGGCAGGCGATTCTGGACACGCTCAAGAACGAGTTGCGTAGCGACCCGCAAGCCACGCGCATCCTCGCCGCGTCGCTTGCGAGCGGTGCGAGCGAGTCGCCCGCGCTGTGGTGCGCGAAGATGCGCATCATCAATCACGCGGTGATCACGGCGCCGCAGCCGTATCGCGACTGGTTCATCGTCAATATGGAAATGGACTCGCTCGAAAAGTATCAAACGCTCGCGCGACGCAGCGCGCCCGCCGCGCAGCCGAACGTCGCGGAGCCGAACGTCGCGCCCGAGGATTATTCCTCGCGCGTGCAGCGGCGCGTGCGGCCCAACGTCGTCTGGGCGGGCCCGATCGACGGCCTGCAAACCTCGATCCGGGTGATTTGCGCGCCCAACGGCACACTGCTCTCGGCCATGGTCACGCATGGCAGCGGCAACGCGGCGTGGGACGCGGCGGCGCTGCAAGCGGTGCAGCACTCGGACCCGATGCCGGTCGACGCGAGTGGTCATGCGCCACGGCAATTCGTCATCACGTTGCGGCCGGTGGGTTGA
- a CDS encoding response regulator → MSKRILLVDDDRDITDAVAMLLEFEGHEVRSVNDGASALQAVQSFVPHVAFLDWRLPDMSGAELAARLKAHPGVAQTRFVLLSGFVAPEAFERAAGGGAGTPSDGAPLSEFDKTLTKPASIEDLLSCL, encoded by the coding sequence ATGTCCAAACGTATTTTGCTTGTCGACGACGATCGCGATATCACGGACGCCGTCGCCATGCTCCTCGAATTCGAAGGCCACGAAGTGCGCAGCGTCAACGACGGCGCGAGCGCGTTGCAGGCGGTCCAGTCGTTCGTGCCCCATGTGGCGTTTCTCGACTGGCGACTGCCCGACATGAGCGGCGCGGAACTCGCCGCGCGTCTCAAGGCGCACCCCGGCGTTGCGCAAACGCGCTTCGTGCTGCTCTCCGGCTTCGTCGCGCCGGAAGCGTTCGAGCGCGCCGCTGGCGGTGGCGCCGGCACCCCGTCCGATGGGGCACCTCTCAGCGAGTTCGACAAAACTCTGACGAAACCCGCAAGCATCGAAGACCTGCTGTCCTGTCTTTGA
- a CDS encoding PAS domain-containing hybrid sensor histidine kinase/response regulator has translation MAQRIAAFDWSGTSLGRRETWSPSLVAAVQLLLASPSPLVMLWGQEGSMIYNDAYAVFAGGRHPFLLGKPVEVGWPEVASFNRNVVDTCLAGGTLTFKDKQLVLYREGSAEDVWMDLSYSPVIEDDGRPAGVIAIVFETTEKILAEKKRQQAEEALLQLTQTLEHRVATEVSARVSMEERLRQAQKLEAIGSLTGGVAHDFNNVLQVISANLQLIELATKSNEALQRRVAAVGTAVARGAKLASQLLAFARRQPLAPAVLRPTELVDGMSEMLRRTLPETIALDIPVRDDAWNIYADRNQLESALLNLVINSRDAIQATGSIAIRIDNVDAQRDARATHAGVPPGEYVRLSVGDTGSGMPTHVKARVFEPFFTTKAEGKGTGLGLSMVFGFVSQSAGFVDIQSAEGEGTAVDLYFPRSLAAEPRAPQSAVSREIRGGETILVVEDDAGVRIAAIDMLAQLGYKVLSAQDGDAALAIVQSGQHIDLLFTDVVMPGTVRSSELARIASGSPYNARVLFASGYTRDIIFHDGKLDEGVALIGKPYRLDDLASAVRDALEAAHAVPSVAPRANEEQVAAQTQTQAQTPTPPPQSHAAG, from the coding sequence ATGGCGCAGCGTATCGCCGCGTTCGACTGGAGCGGTACGTCGCTCGGCCGGCGCGAGACGTGGTCGCCGAGTCTCGTCGCCGCGGTGCAGTTGCTGCTCGCCTCGCCGTCCCCGCTCGTCATGCTGTGGGGGCAGGAAGGCTCGATGATTTACAACGACGCCTATGCCGTGTTCGCGGGCGGCCGCCATCCGTTTCTGCTCGGCAAGCCGGTGGAAGTGGGCTGGCCCGAGGTGGCGTCGTTCAATCGCAACGTGGTGGATACCTGTCTCGCGGGCGGCACGCTCACGTTCAAGGACAAGCAACTCGTGCTGTATCGCGAGGGCAGCGCCGAAGACGTGTGGATGGACCTGAGCTACAGCCCCGTGATCGAGGACGACGGCCGGCCCGCGGGCGTGATCGCCATCGTCTTCGAAACCACGGAAAAGATTCTCGCGGAGAAGAAGCGTCAGCAGGCCGAAGAGGCGCTGCTGCAACTCACGCAAACGCTCGAGCACCGCGTGGCGACCGAAGTGAGCGCGCGCGTTTCGATGGAAGAGCGCCTGCGCCAGGCGCAGAAGCTCGAAGCGATCGGCAGTCTCACGGGCGGCGTGGCGCACGACTTCAACAACGTGCTGCAGGTCATCTCCGCGAATCTGCAACTCATCGAACTGGCGACGAAAAGCAACGAGGCGCTGCAACGGCGCGTGGCCGCGGTGGGCACGGCCGTGGCGCGCGGCGCGAAGCTCGCCTCGCAACTGCTCGCGTTCGCGCGGCGCCAGCCGCTCGCGCCCGCCGTGTTGCGGCCCACCGAACTGGTGGACGGCATGAGCGAAATGTTGCGCCGCACTTTGCCCGAAACCATCGCGCTCGATATTCCCGTGCGCGACGACGCCTGGAATATCTACGCCGATCGCAACCAGCTCGAAAGCGCGCTGCTCAATCTCGTGATCAATTCGCGCGACGCGATTCAGGCCACGGGATCGATCGCCATTCGCATCGACAACGTCGACGCGCAACGCGACGCGCGCGCCACTCATGCGGGCGTGCCGCCGGGCGAGTACGTGCGGCTCTCGGTGGGTGACACCGGCAGCGGCATGCCCACGCACGTGAAGGCGCGCGTGTTCGAGCCGTTCTTCACGACCAAGGCGGAAGGCAAGGGCACGGGGCTCGGCTTGAGCATGGTGTTCGGTTTCGTCTCGCAGAGCGCGGGCTTCGTCGACATTCAAAGCGCAGAAGGCGAGGGCACGGCCGTCGACCTGTATTTTCCGCGCAGTCTCGCCGCGGAACCGCGCGCGCCGCAGTCAGCGGTATCGAGAGAGATTCGCGGCGGCGAAACGATCCTCGTGGTCGAAGACGACGCCGGCGTGCGCATTGCCGCCATCGACATGCTCGCGCAGCTCGGCTACAAGGTGCTCTCCGCGCAGGACGGCGACGCCGCGCTCGCGATCGTGCAAAGCGGCCAGCATATCGACCTGCTGTTCACCGACGTGGTGATGCCGGGGACCGTGCGCAGCAGCGAACTCGCGCGCATCGCGAGCGGGTCGCCGTACAACGCGCGCGTGCTGTTCGCCTCGGGCTACACGCGCGACATCATCTTCCACGACGGCAAGCTCGACGAGGGCGTGGCGCTCATCGGCAAGCCGTACCGGCTGGACGACCTCGCCAGCGCCGTGCGCGACGCGCTCGAAGCCGCGCATGCCGTGCCTTCCGTGGCGCCGCGCGCGAACGAGGAACAGGTGGCGGCGCAGACCCAAACCCAAGCGCAGACGCCAACCCCGCCGCCGCAATCGCACGCGGCGGGCTGA